From a single Arachis hypogaea cultivar Tifrunner chromosome 3, arahy.Tifrunner.gnm2.J5K5, whole genome shotgun sequence genomic region:
- the LOC112786669 gene encoding rRNA 2'-O-methyltransferase fibrillarin 2: protein MAPPRGRGGAGGGFRGRGDRGGRGRGGFGGRGGGDRGTPFKARGGGRGGRGGGRGGGRGGGRGGMKGGSKVVVEPHRHEGIFIAKGKEDALVTKNMVPGEAVYNEKRITVQKEDGTKDEYRVWNPFRSKLAAAILGGVDNIWIKPGARVLYLGAASGTTVSHVSDVVGPTGVVYAVEFSHRSGRDLVNMAKKRTNVIPIIEDARHPAKYRMLVGMVDVIFSDVAQPDQARILGLNASYFLKSGGHFVISIKANCIDSTVPAESVFASEVNKLKADQFKPFEQVTLEPFERDHACVVGGYRVPKKKKDAE, encoded by the exons ATGGCTCCTCCTAGAG GTCGTGGTGGTGCTGGAGGAGGGTTCAGGGGAAGAGGTGACAGAGGAGGTAGAGGGAGAGGTGGATTTggtggaagaggaggaggagatagAGGCACCCCATTCAAAGCAAGAGGTGGTGGTAGGGGTGGCCGTGGGGGAGGAAGAGGTGGAGGTCGTGGTGGTGGAAGGGGTGGAATGAAGGGAGGGAGCAAGGTTGTGGTTGAGCCTCACAGACACGAAGGGATCTTCATTGCCAAGGGAAAAGAAGATGCCCTTGTTACAAAGAACATGGTTCCTGGTGAGGCTGTTTACAACGAGAAAAGGATTACTGTGCAG AAAGAGGATGGTACAAAAGATGAGTATAGAGTTTGGAACCCTTTCCGTTCCAAGTTGGCGGCTGCCATCCTTGGTGGGGTTGACAACATATGGATT AAACCTGGGGCCCGAGTCCTCTATCTTGGAGCTGCTTCTGGAACAACAGTCTCTCATGTGTCTGATGTTGTTGGACCG ACAGGAGTTGTGTATGCAGTAGAATTCTCTCATAGAAGTGGCCGTGACTTGGTCAACATGGCAAAGAAGCGTACCAATGTTATCCCCATTATTGAAGATGCTAGACATCCAGCCAAGTACAGGATGTTGGTTGGCATGGTTGATGTTATATTTTCCGATGTTGCTCAGCCTGATCAG GCAAGGATATTGGGGTTGAATGCTTCATACTTTCTCAAATCAGGAGGCCATTTTGTTATTTCAATCAAG GCTAACTGCATAGACTCGACGGTTCCGGCAGAGTCGGTGTTTGCCAGTGAAGTGAACAAGCTGAAGGCAGATCAATTCAAACCCTTTGAGCAAGTGACACTTGAGCCATTTGAACGTGATCATGCTTGTGTTGTTGGTGGATACAGAGTGCCTAAGAAGAAAAAAGATGCTGAGTAG